One genomic region from Streptomyces sp. NBC_01304 encodes:
- a CDS encoding cation:proton antiporter, with protein MSHLFLMLALIIVCGHVAGRRCRRLGQPPVIGEILTGIALGPSLLGAVWPSGQQWLFPADLLPVINALAQVGLVFFMFLIGYELNVEHVRSRGKVAALVSNVSVAVPMIGGFLLAFVMYGRFADRGIGFPAFALFIAVSMSVTAFPVLARILTDRKIDRTPVGALALTCAAVDDITAWCLLALATALGRGTSWTSVLTTAALTAVFISVMMYGLRPLLARLAERHADRLGDRTALLLVLLAGILLASFATDWIGIHPIFGAFLFGVIVPRGAVQTAAVEQVRGVTVVLLLPLFFAYSGLHTDFRLIGADPALWGWCALIIAVATVTKWAGSTGAARLTGLGWQESLSLGALMNCRGLTELVVLGVGLELKIITPTVFAMLVVMTLVTTVLTAPALTLIDRFAAQQQPTPVKRREVEVAAK; from the coding sequence ATGTCGCATCTCTTCTTGATGCTTGCCCTGATCATCGTCTGCGGCCATGTCGCGGGCCGCCGATGCCGGCGGCTGGGACAGCCCCCGGTGATCGGTGAGATCCTGACCGGCATCGCGCTGGGCCCCTCACTGCTCGGAGCCGTCTGGCCCTCAGGGCAGCAGTGGCTCTTTCCCGCGGACCTACTGCCTGTGATCAACGCACTGGCCCAGGTGGGCCTGGTCTTCTTCATGTTCCTGATCGGGTACGAGCTGAACGTGGAGCACGTCCGCAGTCGCGGCAAAGTCGCGGCGTTGGTCAGCAACGTAAGCGTGGCTGTGCCGATGATCGGCGGGTTTCTCCTCGCCTTCGTGATGTACGGGCGGTTCGCCGACCGCGGTATCGGATTCCCGGCGTTCGCGCTGTTCATCGCCGTGTCCATGAGCGTCACCGCGTTCCCGGTCCTCGCCCGGATCCTCACGGACCGGAAGATCGACCGCACCCCTGTAGGTGCACTCGCCCTCACGTGCGCAGCCGTCGACGACATCACCGCCTGGTGTCTGCTTGCCCTGGCGACAGCGCTGGGACGGGGCACCTCCTGGACCTCGGTGCTCACCACTGCCGCCCTGACCGCCGTGTTCATCTCCGTGATGATGTACGGACTGCGGCCCTTGCTGGCCCGGCTGGCCGAGCGTCACGCGGATCGGCTGGGCGATCGAACAGCACTCCTGCTCGTGCTCCTCGCAGGGATCTTGCTGGCATCGTTCGCCACCGACTGGATCGGCATCCACCCGATCTTCGGGGCGTTCCTGTTCGGCGTCATCGTTCCGCGCGGTGCGGTGCAGACTGCAGCCGTGGAACAGGTGCGAGGCGTCACCGTGGTGCTTCTGCTGCCGTTGTTCTTCGCCTACTCCGGATTGCACACCGACTTCCGGCTGATCGGCGCGGACCCCGCCCTGTGGGGCTGGTGCGCCCTCATCATCGCCGTCGCGACCGTCACCAAATGGGCGGGGAGCACCGGTGCGGCCCGACTGACCGGCCTTGGCTGGCAGGAGTCGCTCTCACTCGGCGCCCTGATGAACTGCCGGGGGCTGACCGAGCTCGTGGTGCTCGGCGTAGGACTGGAACTCAAGATCATCACTCCCACCGTGTTCGCGATGCTGGTGGTGATGACGCTGGTGACCACGGTGCTGACGGCACCCGCACTCACCCTGATCGACCGCTTTGCCGCCCAGCAGCAACCAACTCCCGTAAAGCGACGAGAAGTCGAAGTCGCAGCCAAATGA
- a CDS encoding aspartyl/asparaginyl beta-hydroxylase domain-containing protein, producing the protein MTPEIEQIFQDVKDRHGAGSLTRVEEMVYAKRQERHPLQKDAKWIMPGISRTPWHDPYEHPEIEPVVRAFEAGHDAIKRELADAWSDRKSAFSDYEHYLTRQENWQALYLFRDGGPVESSAALVPTAYDILTREVVDEGKLCPLLESHFSTLLPGASIAPHCDLWNFSINLHLAVDIPEGCGITVADETRRWEEGKCLLFDYSFVHEAWNNGARPRTCLLVDLWHPETTLPEREALVGLITEVRKLMAG; encoded by the coding sequence ATGACACCCGAGATAGAGCAGATCTTCCAGGACGTGAAGGACCGGCACGGAGCCGGCTCCCTCACACGCGTCGAGGAGATGGTGTACGCCAAGCGGCAGGAGCGCCATCCGCTGCAGAAGGACGCCAAGTGGATCATGCCCGGGATCTCCCGGACGCCCTGGCACGATCCCTACGAGCACCCCGAGATCGAACCCGTGGTCCGCGCCTTCGAAGCCGGACACGACGCCATCAAGCGGGAGCTCGCGGACGCCTGGTCCGATCGCAAGAGCGCCTTCTCCGACTACGAGCACTATCTGACGCGCCAGGAGAACTGGCAGGCGCTGTACCTCTTCCGCGACGGCGGGCCGGTCGAGTCCTCGGCCGCTCTGGTGCCCACCGCGTACGACATCCTGACCCGCGAGGTCGTCGACGAGGGCAAGCTCTGTCCCCTCCTGGAGAGTCACTTCTCGACGCTGCTTCCCGGCGCGTCGATCGCCCCGCACTGCGACCTGTGGAACTTCAGCATCAATCTGCACCTGGCGGTCGACATCCCCGAGGGGTGTGGCATCACGGTCGCCGACGAGACTCGGCGCTGGGAGGAGGGCAAGTGCCTGCTGTTCGACTACTCCTTCGTGCACGAGGCGTGGAACAACGGCGCCAGGCCGCGCACCTGCCTCCTCGTGGACCTGTGGCACCCGGAAACAACGCTCCCCGAACGTGAGGCCCTCGTCGGCCTGATCACCGAGGTCCGCAAGCTGATGGCCGGCTGA
- a CDS encoding tryptophan 7-halogenase, giving the protein MNSNDDCSDETEIFDAIVVGGGPGGSTTASLIARDGNRVLLLEAETFPRYQIGESLLPSTIHGVCALLGVDDQLREAGFPVKRGGTFKWGANPEPWTFAFETSRNLPGPVSHAYQVERMKFDKILLDNAEKLGVDVRYNHSATGVVRDDDGRIAGVTYRDTTQQTRTATARFVVDASGSGSRLHNEVGGRREYSPFFRNLALFGYFEGAKRLPAPNSGNILCVAFDAGWFWFIPLSDTLTSVGVVVKHEMAAEIQGDPAEALEKLIAKCPLISDHLDGARRVEEGPYGQLRVRKDYSYDRTSIWAPGMCLVGDAAVFIDPVFSSGVHLSTYSGMLAARTINSVLAGDIAEEAGWQEFEFRYRHEFALFRDFVTAFYEMHVDEDSYFWQARKIAGQPGDAKAAFAELVGGVAGLDFARPDLDSPEGNTTDLVRAAAALTSVTTNSDEDGTCPVPEDTSPVVIGALSAMVPHSAKHDAAFTDRLAVSPDGLRWC; this is encoded by the coding sequence ATGAATTCCAACGATGATTGCTCAGATGAAACAGAGATCTTCGACGCAATCGTGGTGGGCGGTGGCCCCGGTGGATCCACGACGGCGTCCTTGATCGCTCGCGACGGGAACCGTGTGCTGCTGCTGGAGGCCGAGACTTTCCCGCGCTACCAAATCGGAGAGTCCCTCCTGCCCTCCACCATCCACGGCGTGTGCGCCCTCCTTGGCGTCGACGACCAACTCCGCGAAGCCGGCTTCCCCGTCAAGCGGGGCGGCACCTTCAAGTGGGGAGCCAACCCCGAGCCGTGGACGTTCGCCTTCGAGACGTCTCGCAACCTGCCTGGTCCGGTCTCCCACGCCTACCAGGTCGAGCGCATGAAGTTCGACAAGATCCTGCTGGACAACGCCGAGAAGCTGGGCGTCGACGTGCGGTACAACCACAGCGCGACGGGAGTCGTACGCGACGACGACGGTCGCATCGCCGGAGTGACCTACCGCGACACCACGCAGCAGACGCGTACCGCCACGGCACGATTCGTCGTCGACGCCTCCGGTTCGGGCAGCCGACTGCACAACGAGGTCGGCGGCCGGCGCGAATACTCCCCGTTCTTCCGCAACCTCGCTCTGTTCGGATACTTCGAGGGCGCCAAGCGCCTTCCGGCGCCGAACTCGGGAAACATCCTGTGCGTCGCCTTCGACGCCGGCTGGTTCTGGTTCATCCCCCTGAGTGACACGCTGACCAGCGTCGGCGTCGTCGTGAAGCACGAGATGGCCGCAGAGATTCAAGGCGACCCGGCCGAAGCTCTGGAAAAGCTGATCGCGAAGTGCCCACTGATCTCCGACCATTTGGACGGTGCTCGCCGAGTGGAGGAGGGACCCTACGGCCAGTTGCGGGTCCGCAAGGACTACTCGTACGACCGCACGAGCATCTGGGCGCCAGGAATGTGCCTGGTCGGCGACGCCGCGGTCTTCATCGACCCCGTCTTCTCGTCAGGCGTCCACCTGTCGACGTACAGCGGCATGCTGGCGGCACGCACCATCAACAGCGTTCTGGCCGGCGACATCGCCGAGGAAGCCGGATGGCAGGAGTTCGAATTCCGCTACCGCCACGAGTTCGCGCTCTTCCGCGACTTCGTGACCGCCTTCTACGAGATGCACGTGGATGAGGACTCCTACTTCTGGCAGGCTCGCAAGATCGCGGGGCAGCCTGGCGATGCGAAAGCGGCGTTCGCCGAGCTCGTCGGAGGCGTGGCGGGCCTCGACTTTGCCAGGCCCGACCTGGACAGCCCTGAAGGAAACACCACCGATCTGGTCCGAGCTGCTGCCGCGCTGACCTCGGTGACCACCAACAGCGACGAGGACGGCACATGCCCCGTCCCCGAGGACACGTCACCGGTCGTCATCGGCGCCTTGAGCGCCATGGTTCCCCACAGCGCCAAGCACGACGCGGCGTTCACGGACCGTCTCGCGGTCTCCCCCGATGGACTTCGCTGGTGCTGA
- a CDS encoding phenylacetate--CoA ligase family protein: MTQTSEVRSWRSFDELRELQDERIAQSIRRASATPHYRERFGWGVDAAIPTRLDQIPVTTKDHLRASYPFQMLGVPWEEVATFHESSGSSGQVTSAFYTDNDWRDVGERFSRLPVDIRAADTLLVRSPYAMVLAGHLAHYGGRLNGATIVPADSRSAVTPYSRVVQLLKDLKVTLTWSMPTEPLIWAAAAREAGLDPRVDFPGLRGILTCGEPLSSARKQRISEIWGVPVFDDYGATEVGPLASECAFGNRHFYADRVFPEIYDPHSGEFSSEGVGNLVITPLQLEAMPMLRYYLEDRVELGLEPCACNSWLPVIRLAGRPTQIFEVADKPLSQLDLEELVFRLPLEYGVMFWRARADKDALVVQLEVTDEHARSACSELEASIRRVLSTPCEVTPVEPGTLMPTDVLTHSRDILKPRSLFGPDEDWASGILYY, encoded by the coding sequence ATGACACAGACGTCAGAAGTACGAAGCTGGCGTAGCTTTGATGAGCTACGCGAACTCCAGGACGAGCGAATAGCGCAGTCGATACGGCGAGCCAGCGCGACTCCTCATTATCGAGAGCGCTTCGGCTGGGGCGTCGATGCCGCAATTCCCACGCGACTCGACCAGATCCCGGTCACGACCAAGGATCATCTGCGAGCTTCCTACCCTTTCCAGATGCTCGGTGTCCCCTGGGAGGAGGTGGCCACCTTTCACGAGTCAAGTGGGAGTTCTGGTCAGGTGACTTCTGCGTTCTACACCGACAACGACTGGCGCGATGTGGGGGAACGCTTCTCGCGATTGCCTGTCGACATCCGGGCCGCTGACACACTCCTCGTTCGCAGTCCGTATGCCATGGTATTGGCGGGACATCTCGCGCACTACGGTGGCCGACTCAATGGCGCCACCATTGTTCCGGCTGACAGCCGCAGCGCGGTCACGCCGTACTCGCGCGTAGTGCAGTTGCTGAAGGATCTCAAGGTCACGCTTACCTGGTCCATGCCGACCGAACCGCTGATCTGGGCCGCAGCGGCACGTGAAGCCGGGCTGGATCCCCGCGTCGATTTCCCCGGCCTGCGCGGAATCCTCACATGCGGCGAACCGCTCAGCTCGGCTCGAAAGCAGCGGATCAGCGAGATCTGGGGTGTCCCCGTTTTCGATGACTACGGAGCCACGGAAGTAGGTCCACTGGCTTCTGAGTGCGCCTTCGGCAACCGTCACTTCTACGCAGACCGCGTGTTCCCCGAGATCTATGACCCGCACAGCGGAGAGTTCAGCAGTGAGGGTGTGGGCAATCTCGTCATCACGCCACTGCAGCTCGAGGCGATGCCCATGCTTCGCTACTACCTGGAAGATCGCGTGGAACTTGGCCTCGAGCCGTGCGCGTGCAACAGCTGGCTGCCGGTGATCAGGCTCGCGGGCCGGCCCACCCAGATTTTCGAAGTGGCGGACAAACCGCTGTCACAACTCGATCTGGAAGAGCTTGTGTTCCGCCTTCCGCTCGAATACGGCGTGATGTTCTGGCGGGCTCGCGCCGACAAGGACGCACTGGTCGTGCAGCTGGAAGTGACCGACGAGCACGCTCGATCGGCATGCTCGGAGTTGGAAGCTTCGATCCGGCGAGTGCTGTCAACTCCGTGCGAGGTGACGCCGGTCGAACCTGGAACCCTCATGCCGACGGATGTTCTCACTCACAGTCGAGACATACTCAAGCCGCGAAGCCTCTTTGGCCCTGATGAGGATTGGGCAAGTGGAATTCTCTACTATTGA
- a CDS encoding FAD-dependent oxidoreductase, producing MPHEPREDLMSHVCVVGAGPVGLTTALGLAVAGLDVTVLERDRDLQRASRALVHQSHTLEGFRPLGVLDEIVQQGIPLLGRDFVVLQTGERIRHQAPVNGVGTEAACNLILRQDALVRILAGELARYPHVKVLTNHQVDEIDQRDDVVHVGAAGPSGRLNVTAEWVIGTDGARSAVRNALNLEFPGFTWPDQFVATDIRCDLEKYGYANANFLIDPQDGAIVVRIDRTDLWRVTFTEDAVQPESSISDRVHGYLRRVLPSGAAYEVVHHSPYRAHQRAAETFRVGRVLLAGDAAHATNPTGGMGLTSGLHDAFMLSEAISSVVAGSCDEQILDRYSRTSRQAFLEQISPMASDLKRLVFDLSDGELRDQKIEGLRRAASGGAQLARLQNLKSMTPMSVV from the coding sequence TTGCCCCACGAGCCGCGTGAGGACCTGATGAGCCATGTTTGCGTTGTCGGCGCGGGTCCGGTCGGTCTGACAACTGCCCTCGGGCTAGCCGTCGCCGGCCTCGACGTCACGGTGTTGGAGAGGGATCGCGACCTCCAGCGAGCCTCTCGGGCGCTGGTCCATCAGAGCCACACTCTGGAGGGCTTCAGGCCGCTCGGGGTGCTCGATGAGATCGTTCAGCAAGGGATTCCACTGCTTGGACGCGATTTCGTGGTCCTGCAGACCGGGGAGCGCATCCGGCACCAAGCCCCCGTCAACGGGGTCGGCACCGAGGCCGCATGCAATCTCATCCTCAGACAGGACGCACTGGTCAGAATTCTCGCCGGAGAGCTGGCTCGGTATCCCCACGTCAAGGTCCTGACGAATCATCAGGTCGACGAAATTGATCAACGCGATGACGTGGTCCATGTCGGAGCGGCAGGACCAAGCGGCCGCCTGAACGTCACTGCGGAATGGGTGATCGGCACCGATGGCGCGCGGAGCGCCGTGCGGAACGCCCTGAATCTCGAGTTCCCTGGCTTCACATGGCCCGATCAATTTGTCGCCACCGACATTCGCTGCGACCTCGAGAAGTACGGCTACGCCAATGCGAATTTTCTGATCGATCCGCAGGACGGCGCCATCGTGGTGCGTATTGACCGAACCGATCTTTGGCGGGTCACCTTTACAGAGGATGCAGTTCAGCCGGAGTCAAGTATCTCCGACCGAGTTCATGGCTACTTGCGCCGAGTCCTGCCGAGCGGCGCGGCATACGAAGTTGTGCACCATTCCCCCTATCGTGCGCATCAGCGCGCCGCCGAGACGTTCCGCGTCGGGCGGGTGCTGCTGGCGGGAGATGCGGCACATGCAACCAACCCAACAGGCGGAATGGGCCTGACATCCGGACTGCATGATGCCTTCATGTTGAGTGAGGCCATCTCAAGTGTGGTGGCGGGCAGCTGCGACGAACAGATACTGGATCGATACTCGCGCACCAGCCGGCAGGCCTTCCTGGAGCAGATTTCACCGATGGCCAGTGACCTCAAACGCCTGGTGTTCGACCTGAGCGACGGTGAACTGCGCGATCAGAAGATCGAGGGCCTCAGGCGGGCCGCAAGCGGTGGCGCGCAGTTGGCTCGGCTGCAGAACTTGAAGTCCATGACGCCGATGTCGGTCGTGTAG
- a CDS encoding prephenate dehydrogenase: protein MAVVGTGLIGTSIGLAVSRHGVTVHLLDKDEVAARTAAALGAGVVGASDEQVDLAVLAVPPSAVGEVLAEMQARGLARSYTDVASVKAQLARDIRTSVDVPSSYVGGHPLASSEHCGPLAARADLFEDRAWVLTPSETTSQDAVNRVFEMIALCGAIPVIMESGAHDNAVALTSHAPHLVASLMAARLRHSPREAIRLAGQGLHDMTRIAVRDTGLWSDILQANGPAVAGVLRGLRDDLTTLLATLDDLSSTPQDMRSQSLDPLVDLLDRGAAGLAAIQGRQAADRQTRVEVQVAEGPGQLVRLLDTLKTFHVEAEDVVPRHSPEEGTLSLTFAVQPTRAGQIVLELGRAGWNAESLDPVSGARQRKIVSVLAPRAA, encoded by the coding sequence ATGGCTGTGGTCGGCACGGGCCTGATCGGCACATCAATCGGCTTGGCTGTCAGCCGACATGGCGTCACCGTGCATTTGCTCGACAAGGATGAGGTAGCCGCACGTACGGCCGCCGCGTTGGGCGCGGGAGTGGTCGGTGCTTCGGACGAACAGGTCGACTTGGCGGTGCTCGCGGTACCACCGAGCGCGGTGGGCGAAGTGCTCGCGGAGATGCAGGCCCGAGGGCTGGCCCGGAGCTACACCGACGTGGCCAGTGTGAAGGCGCAGCTGGCACGAGACATCCGAACGTCCGTGGATGTTCCGTCCAGTTATGTGGGCGGGCATCCTCTTGCCAGCAGTGAGCACTGCGGCCCGCTTGCCGCTCGCGCGGATCTGTTCGAGGACCGGGCCTGGGTCCTGACTCCGTCGGAGACGACGTCTCAGGATGCGGTGAACCGGGTGTTCGAGATGATCGCGCTGTGCGGGGCAATTCCAGTGATCATGGAGAGTGGAGCGCACGACAACGCGGTGGCGTTGACTTCGCATGCCCCTCATCTGGTGGCCAGCCTCATGGCCGCGCGACTTCGGCACAGCCCTCGGGAGGCTATTCGGCTCGCGGGGCAAGGGCTGCACGACATGACGCGGATAGCTGTCAGAGATACCGGACTGTGGAGCGACATCCTGCAGGCCAACGGACCGGCTGTCGCCGGAGTTCTTCGGGGACTCAGGGACGACCTGACGACGCTGCTGGCCACCCTCGACGACTTGTCCAGCACACCGCAGGACATGCGGAGCCAGAGCCTGGACCCGCTGGTGGACCTGCTGGACAGGGGAGCTGCCGGACTGGCGGCGATTCAGGGACGTCAGGCGGCGGACAGGCAGACTCGCGTGGAAGTTCAGGTCGCGGAGGGCCCTGGGCAGTTGGTGCGTTTGCTGGACACTCTCAAGACCTTCCACGTGGAGGCGGAGGACGTGGTGCCGCGGCACTCCCCCGAAGAAGGAACCCTCTCCCTCACGTTCGCAGTGCAGCCGACGCGTGCCGGCCAGATTGTCCTGGAGTTGGGCCGGGCCGGTTGGAACGCTGAATCCCTCGACCCGGTCTCCGGCGCACGGCAGCGGAAGATCGTCAGCGTCCTTGCCCCACGAGCCGCGTGA
- a CDS encoding tryptophan 7-halogenase has translation MHVEGGHEFDVVVVGGGPGGSTVSTLVAMQGYRVLLLEKEEFPRYQIGESLLPSTVHGICRLLGVSDELEKAAFMPKRGGTFRWGSSPEPWTFSFSVSSTFSGPTSLAYQVERMKFDQILLDNARDKGVEVREKSSVVDVIEEEGRVCGVLYRDADGVQHEVRSRFVVDCSGNKSRIQSRIGGTRHYSEFFQNVALFGYFEGGKRLPAPNSGNILCAAFNSGWFWYIPLTNELTSVGAVLRRDALERVQGDREKALMGLIDECPLIAEYLSEARRVESGPYGEVRVRKDYSYCQDTFWRPGMVLVGDAACFIDPVFSSGVHLATYSGLLAARSINSSLSGDFEEKTCFEEYEARYRNEYSLFHDFLVAFYDMHQDEDSYFWTAKKVINSSAPGLESFVELVGGGASHESGLVNAASYTEQRESKFREFSELADRPAGENGTDRELFDSTLVQSVLEEGAKIQVHAALGGAVDDEGPMREGGLVPTADGMRWADYDY, from the coding sequence ATGCATGTTGAAGGCGGCCACGAGTTCGATGTCGTTGTCGTCGGTGGTGGGCCCGGTGGTTCTACCGTGTCCACTCTGGTGGCTATGCAGGGGTACCGTGTTCTTCTCCTGGAGAAGGAAGAGTTCCCCCGGTACCAGATTGGGGAGTCCCTGCTGCCGTCGACGGTGCATGGTATCTGCAGACTCCTCGGTGTCTCCGACGAGTTGGAGAAGGCCGCGTTCATGCCCAAGCGTGGAGGTACCTTCCGATGGGGCAGCAGTCCCGAGCCGTGGACGTTCTCCTTTTCCGTTTCCTCGACCTTCTCGGGCCCGACCTCGCTGGCCTATCAGGTCGAGCGGATGAAGTTCGACCAGATTCTCCTGGACAACGCGCGTGACAAGGGAGTCGAGGTCCGCGAGAAGAGTTCCGTGGTGGATGTCATCGAGGAGGAAGGCCGCGTCTGCGGGGTGCTCTACCGCGATGCTGACGGAGTTCAGCACGAGGTGCGCAGCCGCTTCGTCGTGGACTGCTCCGGCAACAAGAGCCGCATTCAGAGCCGGATCGGCGGTACCCGGCACTATTCGGAGTTCTTCCAGAACGTCGCGCTCTTCGGCTACTTCGAGGGCGGAAAGCGGCTTCCTGCCCCCAACTCCGGAAATATTCTCTGCGCCGCCTTCAACTCCGGTTGGTTCTGGTACATTCCGCTGACCAATGAGCTCACCAGCGTCGGCGCGGTACTGCGGCGCGATGCTCTGGAGCGGGTGCAGGGGGACCGTGAGAAGGCCCTGATGGGCCTGATCGATGAATGCCCGCTCATTGCGGAATACCTGTCCGAGGCACGTCGGGTGGAGAGCGGACCCTACGGCGAGGTCCGGGTCCGCAAGGACTACTCGTACTGCCAGGACACGTTCTGGCGGCCCGGCATGGTCCTGGTGGGAGATGCGGCGTGCTTCATCGATCCGGTCTTCTCCTCCGGCGTGCACCTCGCCACCTACAGCGGTCTTCTGGCCGCTCGCTCCATCAACTCATCGTTGAGCGGAGACTTCGAAGAGAAGACGTGCTTCGAGGAGTACGAGGCGCGGTACCGGAATGAGTACTCGCTCTTCCACGATTTCCTGGTGGCGTTCTACGACATGCACCAGGACGAGGACTCGTACTTCTGGACCGCCAAGAAGGTCATCAACAGCTCGGCGCCCGGACTCGAGTCCTTCGTCGAACTGGTCGGCGGTGGAGCCTCGCACGAGAGCGGACTGGTCAACGCCGCCTCCTACACCGAACAGCGCGAGTCCAAGTTCCGGGAGTTCTCCGAGCTGGCCGACCGGCCCGCGGGCGAGAACGGAACGGATCGCGAACTGTTCGACTCGACGCTCGTCCAGTCGGTCCTCGAAGAGGGGGCCAAGATCCAGGTCCATGCCGCGCTGGGAGGCGCCGTCGACGACGAAGGCCCCATGCGGGAAGGCGGACTTGTGCCGACCGCCGACGGAATGCGCTGGGCGGATTACGACTACTGA
- a CDS encoding alpha-hydroxy acid oxidase — translation MSDLQQSAATRLAPAVWDFIAGGSGNESTLDANRAALDNVSLMPRVLAGIKKTDTGAQLLDTSTALPLAVAPMAYQRLLHPEGELAAAEGALAAQVPFVVSTISSHSLEEIAKVGATLWFQLYWLHDRGRMVELIRRAEQVGCQALMVTVDVPIMGRRLRDLRNGFALPSWIRSANLEPDGPSEAHSPRPGQSAVAAHTKTAFDPTFGWSDLEWLREQTRLPLVIKGILDPRDAEQAVRLGADAVVVSNHGGRQLDGALPSITALPWVVEAVGGQCQVLMDSGVRSGTDILRALALGADGVLVGRPVLWGLSTAGAAGVAQVLSLLRTELEEALLLAGCADLAAARTLRSFVSGTGC, via the coding sequence GTGAGCGACCTGCAGCAGTCGGCCGCCACGCGGTTGGCGCCGGCGGTGTGGGACTTCATTGCCGGTGGCAGCGGCAATGAGTCCACCCTGGACGCCAACCGCGCGGCCCTGGACAACGTGTCACTCATGCCCAGGGTGCTCGCCGGCATCAAGAAGACCGACACCGGTGCGCAGCTCCTGGACACTTCAACCGCGCTGCCCCTCGCCGTCGCGCCGATGGCGTACCAGCGTCTGCTGCATCCAGAGGGCGAACTCGCAGCCGCAGAGGGCGCTTTGGCCGCGCAGGTGCCCTTCGTGGTCAGCACGATCAGCAGTCATTCGCTGGAGGAGATCGCCAAGGTCGGGGCAACCTTGTGGTTTCAGCTGTACTGGTTGCACGATCGCGGTCGGATGGTCGAGCTGATTCGCCGCGCCGAGCAAGTCGGTTGCCAGGCGTTGATGGTGACCGTGGATGTCCCGATCATGGGCCGTCGGCTGCGCGATTTGCGAAACGGGTTCGCGCTTCCCTCCTGGATCCGTAGTGCCAACCTGGAGCCCGACGGCCCTTCCGAGGCGCATTCCCCCCGACCCGGCCAGTCGGCCGTGGCTGCGCACACGAAGACTGCCTTTGACCCCACGTTCGGCTGGTCCGATCTGGAATGGCTCCGGGAGCAGACCCGACTTCCCTTGGTGATCAAAGGCATCCTTGATCCCCGGGACGCGGAACAGGCCGTACGGCTCGGGGCCGACGCGGTGGTGGTGTCCAACCACGGTGGCCGGCAGTTGGACGGTGCGCTGCCCAGCATCACCGCGCTGCCATGGGTGGTCGAAGCGGTGGGCGGGCAGTGCCAGGTCCTCATGGACAGTGGCGTCCGCAGCGGCACCGACATCCTGCGAGCACTGGCGCTGGGTGCTGATGGGGTTCTGGTGGGGCGTCCGGTGTTGTGGGGGCTGAGTACAGCCGGCGCAGCGGGAGTTGCTCAGGTGCTTTCCCTGCTGCGGACGGAACTCGAGGAGGCCCTCCTCCTGGCCGGCTGTGCCGACCTGGCCGCCGCACGCACCTTGCGCTCGTTCGTTTCCGGTACGGGGTGCTGA
- the hppD gene encoding 4-hydroxyphenylpyruvate dioxygenase — MANSNVSIFDELSLDHVEFYVQDTAVTAAQFVDGYGFEIYGASEPAEPAEAIRSVALGKHQIRLVLTMAQGADHPAAAYVAQHGDGVANIALTTSDATEAFTEAVRRGAAAVAEPAERDGFITASIRGFADVVHTFVQRPASRAARTLPGFSSGTGAGARFDSGLGEIDHFAVCLEAGQLIPTVEFYEKVLDFRTIFEERIVVGDQAMDSKVVQSRCGSVTFTLIEPDTSLEPGQIDKFLKNHGGAGVQHIAFTADNIVESVGLLKSLGVSFLSTPDAYYRLLSVDPTKHSVPELQELDILVDEDHGGQLFQIFTASVHPHGTFFMEVIERLGARTFGSGNIKALYEAVERQRAEAGAEK; from the coding sequence ATGGCGAATTCAAACGTGTCCATCTTCGATGAACTCTCCCTTGACCACGTCGAGTTTTATGTACAAGACACGGCGGTGACTGCAGCGCAGTTCGTGGACGGCTATGGGTTCGAGATCTACGGAGCTTCCGAACCGGCCGAGCCTGCCGAGGCGATCCGTTCGGTGGCACTCGGCAAGCATCAGATCCGTCTGGTGCTGACGATGGCGCAGGGCGCCGACCACCCCGCAGCCGCATACGTCGCGCAGCACGGCGACGGGGTGGCCAACATCGCGCTCACGACCTCCGATGCCACGGAGGCATTCACCGAGGCAGTGCGCCGGGGTGCCGCAGCAGTGGCGGAGCCGGCCGAGCGGGACGGGTTCATCACGGCCTCGATCAGAGGCTTCGCAGATGTGGTCCACACCTTCGTGCAGCGCCCTGCCAGTCGCGCCGCGCGGACCCTTCCGGGCTTCTCATCGGGTACTGGGGCGGGTGCTCGGTTTGACAGTGGTCTGGGCGAGATAGACCACTTCGCCGTCTGCCTCGAAGCCGGGCAGCTCATACCTACCGTGGAGTTCTACGAGAAGGTCCTGGACTTCCGGACGATCTTCGAAGAGCGCATCGTGGTGGGCGATCAGGCAATGGACTCCAAGGTGGTCCAGAGTCGATGCGGCTCTGTCACGTTCACCTTGATCGAACCTGACACGTCGCTCGAGCCGGGGCAGATCGACAAGTTCCTGAAGAATCACGGTGGGGCCGGCGTCCAGCACATCGCTTTCACCGCAGACAACATCGTGGAGTCGGTGGGCCTGCTCAAGTCGCTGGGTGTGTCCTTCCTGAGCACTCCGGATGCCTACTACCGGCTGCTGTCCGTGGATCCGACCAAGCACTCCGTTCCCGAACTGCAAGAACTGGACATCTTGGTCGACGAGGATCATGGCGGCCAGTTGTTCCAGATCTTCACCGCCTCCGTCCACCCGCACGGCACATTCTTCATGGAGGTCATTGAGCGTCTGGGGGCTCGCACCTTCGGAAGCGGGAACATCAAGGCACTCTACGAAGCAGTCGAACGGCAGCGGGCTGAAGCGGGGGCTGAGAAGTAA